The nucleotide window ttTGTAGTCCAAATTTAGACGCAAGTTTTGATTTAATCGTAGGACTGTTTGCAGTCTAAAGTTGGCTTTAATGGTTGGtctgtttaaagtttaaattatgatttgatttaGCGTTTGTAGTCTAAATTTAGCTCCAAATGTTGATTTAATCATAGGACTATTTGCGGTCTAAATTTAACTATAATCATTGGTCAGTTTgtagtttaaattataatttaatcgTAGGTCTGATTGTAGTTCACAGTTTGGTCTATTTGCTCTAATCGTTATTCTGTTGGTAGATCAAATTGTGATTTAGatccaaattttgatttaatcgcAGGTCTGATTGCAGTTTAATGTTAGTTTTAATCGATGGTCTGTTAGTATATCAAATTATGATTTAATTGTGGGAATGATTGTAGTCAAAATTTAGCTCCAAGTTATTGTTTAATCGTTGGATTGTTTGCAGTCTAAAGTTAGCTTTAATCGTTGGTATATTTGTAGTTCAAATTATGatttaattgtaggtctttaatTTGCTGTGGACTACTAATCGTAGTTTAATTCATAGTCTATTTCGTTgtccaaatttgtttaaatcgaAGTTCAGTTAGTCCATAGTTTTCATTAATCGTAGTTTATTTtgtattccaaatttttttaaatcgaagtTCAGTTTGTAGTCCACCATTTTCTTTAAACGTAGTTTATTGTATAGAGCTTCgaattatttaattcaattggaaaataattcacaaaaatcttaattgggaattaaaaaatatcacacATTCATTCTATAAATCCCTTCtccatatacataattatttagcttcattcaaaggcttAGCTTCATTAAATAGAATTAATCCATAACacaattcattcaacctttgaatgattaaatttttgtgattTCAAATCTactaacaatttaattaaaatattctttcttcattcagttttggtttggcttttaatcatttacaaaatgaattgaaaacaagtaagagagctatattcttatatacccttcaccaaactgtactttaaaatacatttttttttaaatatttttaggtaaacaaatttttattttttttttaattgtttttgaaaattttttttttcgaaatagttttttaattttttttaaaaaaagttttttctaaattttttttaaaaaaaaaattttagaatttttatttttgttttaaaatttttttttttggaaaaaaattttttttggaaaaaaattttattacaaaaaattttttgatgaaaaaaaaattcgggttaaaaaatatttttcccgtttttgaccaattgtaggtccaacttactataggcttatctacatcgttgcaatgaactttgaaatatctatcattagatatcaatattgtctatattaatgacttagtaatccagatatagatcaaaaatatcttctcgaaagcatgtctgacagaattattgaagatttggattccgaagatatctgagatcctcagaaaattgatttcaacagacagacattgCTTAATCGACCCCGGGTAtatatgacaaacttatatttacccttcttatgaaggtgaagggtataaaaatagactTAAgcctttttttcaattcaaatctattacaagatttgaattgaagaaaaatttaatcatttaataaatttttaaagctattttgtaatggatttgaattcaagACAATTTTAATGATTGGAAGGAATTATTTCTATAATGAATGAATTCTGAAAGgcatgaattcaatacatttgaagtgtataaaggaattaagcctatgaattaattcataaagaATTCATTAATGGAATGgttaaaagaaacaatttattttgatctcgaaaatgaaattaagaattaattcattcGAACCTTTGGTTCTTATAAGACTAAAAAAATGAAAtgacttaaaataaatatttgttttatgaaaaGGGAAATATCTTGTTTCTAGtccacatttttatttaatcttaGTTGTTTTTGTAGTCCAAATCATAGATATATTTGAAGCAAATTAAGATATACTCAGATGTattattatagtaaatatttAGCCTTAATCGTAGGTCTGTTTGTAGTCAAAATCGTAGATCAATTTGAACTCCAAATTTAACTTAACTCAGAGATAGTATAATTTTAGCTCATAATTTATCTTTAGTCGTAGATTCGTAggtctgttatacacaattatAGAACACATTGTTATAGAAtagactgttatacacaaatatttccacagaataaactgttatacatcaAATTTGTTTCATACAAGAGACTGTATAAGTTTACCAGTTTCTTATTTCGTTAGTCTTGCAAACATGAGcctcaattaattttgtaattgaaagaaatttacttaatttgtAAATCTTATTATTGAATCATATTGTATAAACAAAAACTTCTAGCCATAGTTTTAATTACTAACATTAACATGTTACCTtaacataatatttaataatttacattttgattTCTTATATCTAACGCTAGAGGTCTTTTCTTAACTCTACtattaaatacaacaaaatatatttataatgaaaaagtaTTGCCTGACACACAGAGTCTGTGTTACTAATATAACAGTATAGTGTATAAACAATTACTGCTTTAAAGTTATGTGATTAAAAAGTGTAGTTTACTTTTAGGCAGAGTTTTAATGTAGGTATAATAAACACTGTGGGCTTTTGATaatgcaaatttttaataacttcgtttagatttttaaaataattacctTAGGAGTTgtaaattttggtttatttaataaatatattatatttaccTGTAAATAGatagaaaataaatagaaattaataaaatatatatgagaaATGAGgtaaatactaaaattatttaagaaaatgtgtttaatattttcaaataacattttaattaatgaaaataagatatatttttattgattattaatttgttcaattgtttGTAATTTTGCTTTAATACTAAGCCTGTTCGTAGTCCAAATTGAGCTTTAAACAttgatatatttaaagaaaattaagatTTACTCAGAGTCATATTAAGCTTTCATCGTAGGCCtgttattttatgttaaaattttgtattttaaagtaatacaatttttgtttcctATATTCCAAGTTACTCATGCTACCATATACATACAATACAACTCAATGTCTTAAACATTTTCACACAATATCaaggcaaaaaattaaaattacttactttaacttgctaaataaaattgcaatttaaagtttttcatataaaacacaATTCTGGTAAGTTTAGCTGAACGATTTTTTATACAGTTGCCTTTACGGAGAAATTAAAATGTGTGGGCGGATATTAATTCTATCGCTAATAGTGTATCTACAGCAGGCTCACGCCACTACCGAAGGATTTTATGCCGAAAGAGGCATGTATGGTTTTGTGGCGGCTATAACCGAACAAGGCAAATTTATCTGTGGCGGTACAATTGTctcgaaatattttattattagtgCGGCTCATTGTTTTAAGCGCGGTAGCAATCACACTCATATTAAAGCTATAGTTGGTACGCATGACTTGAGCCAGGCGACAAGTgaacatataaaaaatgttacaaaCGTTGTTATACATCCACGTTTTTCTGTCATTAACATGGATTTCGATATTGCTGTGGTGAGGCTAGAGGACCCTCTTCTCTTGGAGCAGGAAAATCTACAAAGAATAAACTTGGCAGAAAATTTCGATGcttattatgatgatgatgctgtAGCCTTGGGATGGGGTCATGGAGGCGAGCGCGACACTCAGCCACCTAGTCGATTACGTTATGTCCCGGTGTATGTGTGGAATCGTAGAACTTGCAATTCCAAACACATATGGGGCGAGCATGCTCATTATATCTATGGACCTTTGGTCAGCGAACGGATGTTGTGTGCTAGTGTACCGGATGGTGGATCGGGTACATGTGACAATGATGATGGCGCTGCTTTGGTGGCGGAAGAGGAATTTCTGGGCATAATGTCATGGCGTTTTGATTGTCATTCCATACACAAACCGTCGGTGTATACAAGTATACCATTGCTGCGTACTTGGATAATAAGAGTTTTGGGCAATTTTCCACattgaaataaataagaattcgtataaaattgtgttttagtTTCAAAGGTAGTTGTTGGTAAAATAAATTGAACTGAGAAGTGTATAGAGAATTTTCAAAGTTATAACAggaaaaattaatcaaattacaGCTTATCTTTGTTGCAGTTCTAGTAAAATTGGCAGGTTTTACTGGAAATTGTTTGCGTACTTAAAATTCCAATACAATTTCTTACTTTTCAGACTATTTTTGAACGAAATCTGCAGAACATTTAAatgtgaaaatgtttttttttataattggaGGGTTTACTCATACATTTAGTTGAGATTTCATTTAGTTGAgatttgcatattttgagtaGCAGATGATAATTATCATTGAGTCTCAAATTGTTGTCTAATTGtaagataaatttttaaacaaatttatactttttttatccACTTTTCTTAATTATCGAACTTCCTTTTTTGCATATGAGTAAAACCTCTAGCCATAGTgttaataacaaatattatcaTGTTACATTAACATTCTGTTTAATTcattacattttaatttcttacatatGGATTTACAGAAGACTTTAACATAATAATAGTTGATAAAGTATTGCCTGACATACGGagtaaatgttattaatataaCAGCATAATGCAGTGATGGAACTTTGTGATGGAATTCGAGTTCAAATACTAAacgatttgaaaattaataaggatgtgatgtatttataattttcgtttttttttcattgcttAAAATTTCATTTCGATGGTTTTGAAGTAATTTGTATCACATTTCTTGccaaaattattgtaaattacATATAAATTGCTAAAGTTTATACATTTATGTAAAACGTTTTAAAACAGTGTGAACcacatttaaacaatattttggctaaattctaattttttaaaaattttatcaaacgGTTTAAAACGGTTCCTATCTGTTTCCAATCAAGACTTTTTCGCAATTattagcccaattatgaataaaatttccccgggatttgtaaatcattttgtaaatcacgtcaccaaagtgatatttatgtggaaagcaaaaacaaaatttcaaacattttttttatttacaaaattttcaaattatgaatgaaatcaacgcttgaatttttgtgcgtttgttctgttcagaattttaatataaaacaaaaataaatttttaaaatgtttgaaattttgtttttgctatccaaattagggcctaaaactaatatttttcaatatatttactCAAACGGTTTAATACGCAAATgggttattaaacattttttaacgaaaaccaatattctagaaaaatttgtaaaattttaacaaaaatttttaaaatttatggatAAGTACCGAATCGTTTTAGACAATTTTGTCACTAAActcttttaaaactaatttgtacaaaatttgcTACAATTCTTAAATTTGATAGACACGTTTCGTTAcgattttcacaattttatgaaatttagccttaaattaattttaaattttcatttaaagtaatatttaaccagatttaggaaaattataaatttttaaatttttcattcaaacGGTTGAATACGGTTCGAACCATTTTGGAGccgtttattttacatttttccctAAACTCTTTTAAAACTTATAATCTACctaattttaataaactttgctaaaattttaaaatctaagtAAAACGTTTTAAACGGATTTCGTAACGATTTTTAAAGTTGTATGAAATTTTggcttaaattttctatttaactaataaatttgTTCACTATACTAGtttctatataattttaataaaaaactggAGAAATTAATGGCTTGAAATGAAACGTTTTAAAACGTTTCAAACCGGTTTTcacaattatataaaattatgtcttaaattaacattaaaactaatatttatagtttcctacaaaattttaataaaaactgctAAAATTCATGGAATTAAGTGAAACGTTTCGAAACGGTTTGTAAcgattatttaagatttttagttCAATTTACTTATAAgctaatattaaacaaaattttgactaAAAATTCATTGATTTAAGTAAAACGTTTTAAAACGTTTCGAACCGGTTTtcacaattttatgaaattttgtcttaaattaatattaaaactaatatttatcaagTTTCctacaatattttaacaaaatcagcTAAAATTCAGGGATTTAAGTGAAAGTAGTTAAGTGAAAGTAGTAAGAAACTAGTTTCCTgctaaatttaactaaaaactgcaaaaaatcgTCGAATTAAGTGAAACGTTTTAAAATGTTACGCAACGGTTTGTAAcgattatttaagatttttagttGAATTTACTTATAAgctaatattaaacaaaatttttacaaaaaattcaatgaTTTAAGTAAAACGTTTTAAAACGTTTCAAACCGGTTTTCAcaattataagaaattttgtcttaaattaacattaaaactaatatttatcaagTTTCCTACAATATTTAACCAAAATCAGCTAAAATTCAGGGATTTAAGTGAAAGTTTTTAAAACGTTTCGAAACGGTTTGTAAcgattatttaagatttttagttcaattttcttataaactaatattaaacaaaatttttacaaaaaattcattgatttaAGTAAAACGTTTCGAACCGGTTTtcacaattttatgaaattttgtcttaaattaatattaaaactaatatttatccAGTTTAAGTGAAACGTTTTAAAACGTTACGCAACGGTTTGTAAcgattatttaagatttttagttGAATTTACTTATAAgctaatattaaac belongs to Calliphora vicina chromosome 4, idCalVici1.1, whole genome shotgun sequence and includes:
- the LOC135958641 gene encoding transmembrane protease serine 9-like, with the protein product MCGRILILSLIVYLQQAHATTEGFYAERGMYGFVAAITEQGKFICGGTIVSKYFIISAAHCFKRGSNHTHIKAIVGTHDLSQATSEHIKNVTNVVIHPRFSVINMDFDIAVVRLEDPLLLEQENLQRINLAENFDAYYDDDAVALGWGHGGERDTQPPSRLRYVPVYVWNRRTCNSKHIWGEHAHYIYGPLVSERMLCASVPDGGSGTCDNDDGAALVAEEEFLGIMSWRFDCHSIHKPSVYTSIPLLRTWIIRVLGNFPH